A segment of the Zalophus californianus isolate mZalCal1 chromosome 3, mZalCal1.pri.v2, whole genome shotgun sequence genome:
gcagggatgggggagcAGAGAAGGGATGGAAAGGCACACAGCTCCTCGGCATGAATGAAACCACTTCGCACATATCTGCCAAGCTGCATGGGGTCCCAGTATATCCATGCTAATTCTCTAATTAACCTTTAATTCACCCAACTAAGAAATGTCTTCAAGCCAAAAGCATATGAGTGTTTAATACTGGAAAAAAGAGACAATGGCTAATGTCAGTCTCACTTCTCTTTTGCAGCGAGCAGTGAAATGGGCGACTGTGGAGGCGGAGGCCCCTGGTACAGCTCTGGTCTGTTCAGTTCAGACAGCAGCAGCCAGTTCTGAGGGGGCCTAGGCGGCTACGCCGTCGGTCCTGCGCCCTGGGAcgctggctgggctgggggctgtgtgGTCCCCTGTGGCTGTGTGGTGGCAGGAGGGGAGCCAGTCTGCAGCTGGGCCTGAAACTGGGCAAGCTGCTCAGGACTGGCCAGTGTCTTCAGCAGATTGTTTTCCTGCTCCAGCTGGGAATTTTTCTCTATTAGTTCTTTGATTTGCTCTTTGAGGACCTCCACTTCCTCTCTAACCGCATACATCAAATGGCTTTTCACCAGATCCTGAAAGGCAGACGGAAAAATAGGTTTAACTTATTATTTCCCAGATTCTGAATTtctaaagtattattttataagaTTCTCCCTAACTGTTAACATGCCCTGCCTTTAGCTTATTTAACCCGCCCCTGGAGCTATCTACTGAATACAACCACAACCGTACAAAATACTTAAGTTTAATGTATAAGGGGATCGGTCTTTTTAAAAGCCTATGCATTTTTCGGCGGCCGTTAGCCAGGGCCGCACACACTCACGTTTGCCACTCCAGAAGGCGGGGTAGGAGCCTGGCGGCCGGGACGTCCAGGCCCGCAGCAGCGGTagccgcctccccgcccccaagtccctccctccgccccccggACCGCCTCCCTCAGCACCGGCTGCAGCCAGTTCCTACAGAGCATGTTGCCGCattttcctccctccacccccaccccccctttcgTGATTAAGCTGACATCACAGAAACCTGGGGCCGACGTCGCAGCCAATGGGAGCTCGAGTTATTTATAGCTCCGAATTAAAGGATCGGAGTTTGCCTAGCAACAGTGGGCAGAGAATCCCGTGAGAAGAGCCACAGGCGCTGCTCCAATAACAAAGAACAGCCAAGGCGGaaataaaaaataggagaaaaccaGGCACAGGCTGAGAAAGACAAAACTTTTCTCCGATTCTTCTTCATTGTGCAGTAGCCTACATCACTGGGGATCCGTTTGTACAAGGTCTAGAAAGCCCTTGAGATCCCTACTCTgtaccccctccttccccagtgaACCGCACCGTTCCTAGTAAAGCCACATCGCTAGAGATGTGCCCACGACCGAAGGACGCGCAGGGCAGAGCTTCCCTAGCAGTTCCCGAGTAAAAAGGGTGTCCTCTGCAAAAATCCCGACGTTGTGTGAAACCCGTCGGGAAGAGAGAACATTTAATACCCTCAGGGCCCCGTTCTCCGTCCGCAGCAGCCTTGGTATGTGGCTTCATGCTGGCCCAATGGAGACAGTGCCGGCATTTCTAAATGTATGAAGAGCAATCATCCTAACTGTGGATGCACTGGTTCCATCCCAATCTCGCTTTCTGTACTGTGCCCACATTTAGtacaaatgatttttaatcaGTACATACCATAGCTTGCTCGATTTTGTTGTCAATAGCTACCACACTTGCACCAGAGGAGCtggaaaagaggggggaaaatcgataaatggtatttttaaaacatccaaGACAAAAAGGACTTCCCAATTCTGTGATGTTATTAGCATCATTTTTTGAACATTCTACAACGCTATGTAATATATAACCCTCCAGAAAACACCAGCCACTCTCCTACTAACAAATATCCAGACATATACCTATTTTAGTGAGCCACAAAAGGCTAAGTTACATAATGTGGTAACAGCCTGCTCTCTGGCCAGAACTGCGAAAAGAAGGCTAttctaaacatttcaaaaagcaaCATCCATGTCACCGTATTCTTTCCGACAATGGACAAAGGAATTCGCCTGGCTATCTTTCACCTGCATTATTAGAAGTATCTCACgagtaaatttaaagaaactATCCCAGCCGACATTTACCTATTGTCAAGTCTCACAGAGGCGTTTTCAGTCCCCAGCAAGGATgacaagaaagaaattgaaaaatgtcTCAGTTGGTAAACTCCTAGATCCATCGCCACTGGTCTACACCATTGGGATTTCATGCAATTGCAGCCAAAAACACCCTCgcggaaaaaaaaaagggaataccAGCAGCCTTGTCTGAGCTAGATAAAAAATCTTCTAGCTTTCTGCAGCCCAGGGAAAAACGGAAAACGGAAGCCTTAATTTAAAGAAACCCGGCTTCTGGGGCTTGGCGATCCAGGGAAGATGCTGATCCCACCGCTGTGTAGAGAAGACTCCCACAACGACAGCCAGGCTCCCACTAAGGCTATGGACCAGAACTCGGACTCGCCGCAGAATATATGGAGGAGAGCGCCGCGCCGATTGGCCAGCACCCTATTGgcacctccccttctcccttccccgcCCTCCTCGAGCTTCCCCgccttccctcctcccaaccccccccaaccccccagcccccagcctcccgATCGGATCCCGCTCTTCGGGTGGGCTGACCCAGGCCGCAGTGGACCCGCAGAGCTGCGGGGCCACCGAGGCCTCCACAAGCCTCGGAAAGCCAGACCACTACTTCGGCGGAAAACGTCAAGGGTCCCTGAAAATACAGTTGGGGCCCCGCACGTGCTTACGTTTAAGGGGAGTCAGACCCCGTCCCAGGAGCTGCCTGTCCCCGAGGCTTCCCAACGGCGAAAGCTTCCTATTTGCAACCAGAACCGTCTGAGCTACTGGGCATGCCCAGTCCCACCGCTAAGACTTGGAGGAGCTCGAGTGTCTCGATTTCAATTATCTAGTTCTTACAGGCAACAGTAATGGGAGGATTTTATAGGCAGGTTTATTTATAAGGATAATAACCGTACaataataacatctttaaaagagGTAGtgaattttggagggaaaaatCACATTTGCTTTCTGAGAAACACTGCTTTTTCGCGGATCTATTAATTACTcgtagaaacaaaacaaaaaacattacaTATTCTTTGCTAGGCATATATCTATTGAAGCAAAAAGGAACCCATCAGATGAAGAAATCAGGTAGATCTTCCCAAAACGTCCCTAGAGCCATAAGCCTTAAAATCacatctccctccttccatttATAGCTAGAAAACTAAATCCACAGGATGAATCCTACCCTACATCGATCTATTTTCAGTAAGTCCCTAAAGCaagtttttgcaaatggcaattCCTGTAAGTCTCAACCCTATGAGTTTTCTTACATCTGAAGGACTGAAGTATTATAAAGTATGTATTTCATCCTGATGGCCATACTGACCAAGTAATTCCCTTCcccaaaccaaaatcaagagatcTGGGTGTAAAAATGACTAACCCATTGCTTATTTcctctattaatttaaaatatttgcaaggaTGCATCGATTGGGGCTACAATTTAATCTACTAAAAATCCAAGGGTTAAATTTGCTTGATTATTGTAAATTCTCTGGTTTGCAAGTCAATAGTTAAGAAAGCAAATTTAACCTCTACAATACTGCCCTCTAATGGCACAAGCctataaaaccacaaaaaactACAAATAGTGAAGACTTCTCTAATCCACAGGCGAGCCGTACCATCAcaaataatttcaatataaaatttgACCACAGAACATGATATATGCAAATAatctatttacacacacacacacacgcgcgcacgcgcgcgtcTTTTCTCGCTCAAACAGGCATTCTCTCTCAATTTCGCATCCTTCAATCCTAAGCATCCTTTAATTTAGGACATTTTAATTGCCATCAGAGCCTTTCAGAGACATTCTTTTAAGTTGACCCAGTGCTACCAGAGAGCATCTGGTTCTAGAAACAGTCTAAAGGAATTAGGGACCAAATCTGGCAAATGTGGTAGACGATGACAAGGACAATGAATTCTCTTTTGGGTTGAAAACCTAAGTGTGACTAACTATAAAGCagtaacattcttttttattgtaaggGTCATAATAGTCTCCAAATTTTAAGCCTTTGCTTTTGAATAGCAATGTTTGTTGGCATATTTGTGATTTACAAAACTTGATATATATACCATCTCAGATGAAAGAAATCTATTTGAGGAAGGCATCCATtttcagtaaaaagaaacaggagtaAGTGGAAGCTTAAGAATCAGTAATTCGGAAACCAGGGATGTGGTCCCTGTCTGTGAGTGGTAGACAGAATTATTATTTACTACACAGTAGCTTCTATATTTTGAAAGTTAAAGTTACCACAAACTATGTGTAATTAAATCCATTTACCTATTTTAGCTGAACCACACAGGACAAATTATTAAAGAAAGCATCATcttaaactgttaaaaaaaaaaaaaaagagcttaaaaaaataaaactcttgaggtcacatgaagaaatgaatttaaaattccCAGCTGAAGTGTTCttgaacaaaaacagaaataaacaagctGGTTATGCTTCCATTTTACTTGTTTGAACAGATCACCATTGGACTAAGCTACAGAAGCCAATATAAGCCATCACAGTCTATTTAATCCATATCTCTGCAGAGGGACATTATGGTCATCTCCAGtactttgctattttaaataaaattgcaagAAATATCTTGTATGTACATCCTTGAcccatttgtgtatatatttctggAGAATTTGCAGGGCCAGAGGATATAAACCTCCCCCACCAAATTATTAGAAATCTATTGTTTTCGTATACATAAATGTGCTAGATTCCTTTCAAACTAGATTTTTATCTGCAGACTGGAAAGACAATTTGAAAAAGAAGGCAAATTAACTGGAGGAAAGCTCCATGGAGGGGAAAACCCATGGGTCAGATATATCTGAGGCACAAAGTCACTAGAATTACTCTCAAAAATACTTCTCTTTGTAAGACAAAACATCTATGAGTCTGGTGCCTACTCAGAGCTCAACAAAGACTAGCTGATAGGACAGGGAAAACACTgaaggagcccgcttctccctctgcctgccactccccctgcttgtgagtgctctctctctgacaaataaataaataaaatattttttaaaaaaatgaacaaagcccTACACCAAAGCACATCAGCATGAAAGTAAAGATCACTTGGgacagagaaaaatcttaaaaacttccGAACAGAAAAACCAAGTTAGAAACACAGGAACAAATAATCAGAATGGTTTTTGCTGGCTGCCACAGAACAATGGAGAGAAT
Coding sequences within it:
- the TSC22D1 gene encoding TSC22 domain family protein 1 isoform X5 — translated: MKSQWCRPVAMDLGVYQLRHFSISFLSSLLGTENASVRLDNSSSGASVVAIDNKIEQAMDLVKSHLMYAVREEVEVLKEQIKELIEKNSQLEQENNLLKTLASPEQLAQFQAQLQTGSPPATTQPQGTTQPPAQPASQGAGPTA
- the TSC22D1 gene encoding TSC22 domain family protein 1 isoform X6 codes for the protein MDLVKSHLMYAVREEVEVLKEQIKELIEKNSQLEQENNLLKTLASPEQLAQFQAQLQTGSPPATTQPQGTTQPPAQPASQGAGPTA